One window of the Gemmatimonadaceae bacterium genome contains the following:
- a CDS encoding M20/M25/M40 family metallo-hydrolase: MSRPATLITLVLAGSLALDNPATAQAPASLPLKHTGKPTQTAITPGDAMTRIYIFADDSVMGRRAGSEGDRRGTSYIEREVRRMGLVPAGDNGTFFQAVPLYDLSLDMTSKLSADSVALVAGRDYFPIRSAGMPRPVNGAQVIFAGDASDPATLIPAEKTMGKVVIISGFVGLAVSRYPNAVAFIVARPEQQLQQIRRFILGSSQEMKGAEDTVRLPLTIIVPVASVTAFLGVPLVNARPGTVGRTLHGEIHYTITDTPARNVVAILPGSDPKLRGEYVAIGAHSDHLGFRRDGPMDHDSLRTYNGAAQRIYVARTGRMPSLPGAGLTAKERASINVNVDSLRRLRPARPDSIDNGADDDGSGTVGVLEIAEKFAGAKIKPERSLLFVWHTAEESGLYGSEYFTDHPTVPRDSIVAQLNIDMIGRGQAKDTPGGGPGYLQVIGSRRLSTELGDIIEKVNTSGRHDFNLDYAYDANGHPEQYYCRSDHYEYARYGIPIAFVSSGDHSDYHQVTDEPQYIDYSHLARTASLIADVAQAVANLDHRLVVDHRKSDPQSACVQ; this comes from the coding sequence ATGAGCAGACCTGCCACGCTCATTACGCTGGTCCTCGCCGGATCACTTGCGCTCGATAATCCCGCGACTGCACAGGCGCCGGCTTCGTTGCCGCTCAAGCACACCGGGAAGCCGACGCAGACGGCGATCACTCCCGGGGACGCGATGACACGCATCTACATCTTCGCCGACGACTCGGTGATGGGTCGTCGCGCCGGGAGCGAAGGGGACCGGCGCGGAACATCCTACATCGAGCGCGAAGTGCGCCGGATGGGTCTCGTTCCCGCGGGCGACAACGGCACTTTCTTCCAGGCGGTGCCGCTGTACGATCTCTCGCTCGACATGACGTCGAAGCTCTCGGCAGACTCCGTAGCCCTCGTCGCAGGCCGTGATTATTTCCCGATTCGTTCAGCCGGCATGCCCAGGCCGGTCAATGGCGCGCAGGTAATCTTCGCCGGTGATGCGAGCGATCCGGCGACCCTCATTCCCGCCGAGAAGACGATGGGAAAGGTCGTCATAATCTCGGGATTCGTTGGCCTGGCCGTGAGCCGGTATCCGAACGCGGTCGCGTTCATCGTTGCCCGCCCCGAGCAGCAGCTCCAGCAGATTCGGCGCTTCATTCTTGGCTCCTCGCAGGAAATGAAGGGCGCAGAGGACACGGTGCGACTTCCGCTCACGATCATCGTCCCGGTAGCGTCGGTCACCGCGTTCCTCGGCGTGCCGCTGGTGAATGCGCGGCCGGGCACGGTCGGACGCACGTTGCACGGTGAGATCCACTACACGATCACCGACACTCCGGCCCGCAACGTAGTCGCGATTCTTCCGGGTAGCGATCCGAAGCTGCGCGGCGAGTACGTCGCCATCGGCGCCCACAGCGATCATCTCGGATTCCGGCGCGACGGGCCGATGGACCACGACTCGCTGCGCACGTACAACGGAGCCGCGCAGCGCATCTACGTGGCGAGGACCGGTCGGATGCCGAGTCTTCCCGGCGCCGGGCTCACCGCCAAGGAGCGTGCGTCCATCAACGTCAACGTGGACAGCCTGCGCCGGCTGCGTCCGGCGCGCCCGGATTCCATAGACAACGGCGCCGACGATGACGGCTCCGGAACCGTCGGAGTGCTCGAGATCGCCGAGAAATTCGCCGGTGCGAAGATCAAGCCGGAGCGGTCGCTTCTATTCGTCTGGCATACGGCCGAGGAATCGGGGCTGTACGGTTCCGAATACTTCACCGATCACCCGACCGTGCCGCGCGACTCCATCGTCGCACAGCTCAACATTGACATGATCGGGCGCGGACAGGCGAAAGATACTCCGGGCGGCGGTCCGGGCTATCTGCAGGTCATAGGGTCGCGCCGGCTCTCCACCGAGCTCGGCGACATCATCGAGAAGGTGAACACGAGCGGCCGCCACGACTTCAATCTCGACTACGCATACGATGCGAACGGTCACCCGGAGCAGTACTACTGCCGCAGCGACCACTATGAGTACGCGCGATACGGAATCCCGATTGCGTTCGTGAGTTCCGGCGACCACTCTGACTATCATCAGGTCACCGACGAGCCGCAGTACATTGACTACTCGCACCTCGCGAGAACAGCGAGCCTCATCGCCGACGTCGCGCAGGCCGTCGCCAACCTCGACCACCGCCTGGTGGTGGACCACCGGAAGTCCGACCCGCAGAGCGCCTGCGTGCAGTAG
- a CDS encoding NADP-dependent isocitrate dehydrogenase gives MLFDKKKITVIPGDGIGPEVIAAALKVVDATGVRIEAEIHPAGASVFARGIESGVPPETIESIERTKVVLKGPLETPIGHGNKSANVTLRTLFETFGNLRPVRELPGVTTPFTGRKLDIVIVRENVEDLYTGIEYMQTPGVAQALKIISRTGCEKIIELAFEFAVAAQRKRVHCATKANILKLTEGMLQHTFEEIAPRYPQIESKHILIDNCAHQLAMRPEQFDVIVTTNMNGDILSDLTSGLTGGLGFAPSANIGSGAAIFEAVHGSAPDIAGKNIANPTAVILSAAMMLRHIGEGAAAHDIEQAVLVTLESGMRSGDMAGTHKPSSTTELTDAIIANLGRVSGTAAAKDFRAVRIPPASTRVATVPVTTRRVTGVDVFIESDLQPADLAEALTEICVGTTLGLQMIGNRGNTVFPLNERSVTLVDQYRCRFMKKDRNDTVSNSEILALLTRLGEAHTWMHVEKLQQFDGADAFSRTQK, from the coding sequence ATGCTATTCGACAAGAAGAAAATCACGGTCATCCCGGGCGATGGAATCGGGCCCGAAGTCATAGCCGCGGCGTTGAAGGTCGTCGACGCCACCGGAGTCAGGATTGAAGCCGAAATCCACCCCGCCGGCGCGAGCGTTTTCGCCCGCGGCATCGAGTCCGGCGTCCCTCCCGAAACGATCGAATCCATCGAACGGACCAAAGTCGTCCTTAAGGGTCCGCTCGAGACCCCGATCGGACACGGCAACAAGAGCGCGAACGTGACGCTCCGCACGCTGTTCGAGACTTTCGGCAACCTTCGCCCCGTGCGCGAGCTGCCCGGCGTCACGACGCCGTTCACCGGCCGCAAGCTCGACATCGTCATCGTCCGCGAGAACGTCGAGGACCTGTACACCGGCATCGAGTACATGCAGACGCCGGGCGTCGCCCAGGCGCTCAAGATCATCTCCCGTACCGGATGCGAGAAGATCATCGAGCTGGCGTTCGAGTTTGCGGTGGCGGCGCAGAGAAAACGCGTCCACTGCGCGACCAAGGCCAACATCCTGAAGCTCACTGAAGGAATGCTCCAGCACACCTTCGAGGAAATCGCGCCGCGCTATCCGCAGATCGAGTCGAAGCACATTCTCATAGACAATTGTGCTCACCAGCTCGCGATGCGTCCCGAACAGTTCGACGTGATCGTCACGACGAACATGAACGGCGACATCCTGAGCGATCTGACCTCGGGGCTCACCGGCGGACTCGGCTTCGCACCGTCCGCCAACATCGGCAGCGGCGCCGCCATCTTCGAAGCGGTCCACGGCTCGGCGCCGGACATCGCCGGGAAGAACATCGCCAATCCGACGGCGGTCATTCTCAGCGCCGCGATGATGCTCCGCCACATCGGCGAGGGTGCGGCGGCGCACGACATCGAACAGGCGGTGCTCGTCACGCTCGAGAGCGGAATGCGAAGCGGCGACATGGCCGGAACGCACAAACCCTCGTCCACGACCGAGCTGACCGACGCCATCATAGCCAACCTCGGCCGCGTGTCGGGCACTGCCGCGGCAAAGGATTTCCGCGCCGTACGGATCCCGCCCGCCTCCACCCGGGTAGCGACGGTCCCGGTCACGACTCGCCGTGTCACCGGTGTTGACGTGTTCATCGAGAGCGATCTCCAGCCGGCCGACCTTGCCGAAGCGCTCACCGAGATCTGCGTCGGAACGACGCTCGGTCTTCAGATGATCGGCAATCGCGGCAACACGGTGTTCCCGCTGAACGAGCGGTCGGTTACGCTCGTGGATCAGTACCGCTGCAGGTTCATGAAGAAAGACCGCAACGACACTGTCTCCAACTCCGAAATCCTCGCCCTGCTGACGCGCCTCGGCGAAGCCCACACATGGATGCACGTCGAGAAGCTTCAGCAGTTCGATGGAGCCGACGCTTTCAGCCGGACACAGAAATGA
- a CDS encoding Ig-like domain-containing protein has protein sequence MSVNREMKSGLAVRSWQGLALGAVLVFALAGCDSGSPTEPEIAFSLTPEAPTVFTGSSIRLSPSALANNAVPAEPLKWSTSDAATVSVDANGVVRGMKPGSATIRAISSEGDAETLVTVINGGGTIRTGVFNTCGITTTDGLYCWGDNSLGQAGIGSRESPLTTPRKVAGGLTFSSVTLGWEHACGMTATGPYCWGYAGNGQIGDGSRFTDRSTPTKVPGGEIFSRIEASGTVTNLASECSDQICAGHTCALTPAGAMYCWGDGALSPTPLQVDARFLTLSLGYDYTCGIDLAHVAFCWGGAAYRQSSGQITNQNALPELPIRQFFQSISASSDHTCAVSIDGDVYCWGANTNGQLGATSDDQCYTRFVWTPCRSSPVRVPSDFKFLSVSVGAASPLRVDLSPKSHTCGVTTTLQIVCWGSNLSGELGNGSTLDAQSPTPISSSMKFRSVATGWGHTCAVSLDGAAYCWGLNHRGQLGDGTVIKSAVPVRAGGTLVFK, from the coding sequence ATGTCTGTCAACAGAGAGATGAAGAGCGGACTTGCCGTACGCTCCTGGCAAGGCCTCGCTCTTGGAGCCGTACTGGTCTTCGCGCTCGCGGGTTGTGATTCAGGATCCCCAACCGAACCTGAGATCGCTTTCAGCCTCACACCTGAGGCGCCGACAGTCTTTACCGGAAGCAGCATCCGGCTTTCTCCCTCGGCGCTCGCCAACAATGCGGTTCCAGCCGAGCCGCTCAAATGGTCAACCTCCGACGCCGCGACAGTTTCCGTAGACGCGAACGGAGTCGTCAGAGGAATGAAGCCCGGCTCAGCGACAATTCGAGCCATCTCGTCCGAGGGCGACGCAGAAACGCTGGTGACCGTCATCAACGGGGGCGGCACGATCCGCACGGGCGTGTTCAACACCTGCGGGATTACAACCACGGACGGGCTCTACTGCTGGGGCGACAATTCGCTCGGGCAGGCAGGAATTGGATCACGCGAATCTCCTCTGACCACACCCCGCAAGGTGGCAGGCGGCCTCACGTTTTCATCTGTAACGCTGGGCTGGGAGCACGCCTGCGGAATGACCGCGACCGGCCCGTATTGCTGGGGATACGCGGGCAACGGACAGATCGGCGACGGAAGCAGGTTCACCGACAGGTCCACGCCGACGAAGGTCCCCGGCGGGGAGATTTTTTCGCGGATTGAAGCCAGCGGAACTGTCACCAACCTCGCGTCGGAATGCTCCGACCAGATATGTGCCGGTCACACGTGCGCACTCACACCGGCAGGAGCGATGTATTGCTGGGGAGACGGTGCGCTCTCCCCGACTCCGTTGCAGGTGGACGCGCGATTCCTTACGCTGTCGCTCGGCTACGACTACACCTGCGGAATTGATCTCGCCCACGTCGCATTTTGCTGGGGCGGGGCTGCGTACCGGCAGTCGAGTGGCCAGATCACGAATCAGAACGCTCTGCCGGAATTGCCGATAAGACAGTTCTTCCAGTCTATCAGCGCGTCGTCCGACCACACGTGCGCCGTCAGCATTGACGGCGACGTCTACTGCTGGGGAGCGAACACAAACGGCCAGCTTGGCGCGACGTCGGATGATCAGTGCTACACGAGATTCGTATGGACGCCCTGCCGCTCGAGTCCAGTACGCGTCCCGTCCGACTTCAAGTTCCTTTCCGTTTCGGTCGGAGCTGCAAGTCCCCTGCGAGTGGATCTTTCCCCGAAGTCTCACACCTGCGGCGTGACCACTACCCTTCAGATCGTGTGCTGGGGATCCAATCTCTCGGGAGAATTGGGGAATGGATCGACGCTGGACGCGCAATCGCCGACGCCAATATCGAGCAGTATGAAGTTCAGATCTGTCGCGACTGGCTGGGGTCACACATGCGCCGTTTCACTCGATGGTGCGGCGTACTGCTGGGGTCTCAATCACAGAGGGCAGCTGGGAGATGGAACAGTCATCAAGTCCGCAGTTCCCGTTCGAGCGGGCGGAACTCTGGTGTTCAAATGA
- a CDS encoding Ig-like domain-containing protein: MKARALRSRGTITLVTAFLLGGAVNCSETTSPSLPNPPDNVSVALASKGQIEVKWAARPKAEQIVSYGVYRDGLKIGDSQTLSFVDSTAPQSATHVYNVSSQSAAGVVSELSVAASIFAPDATPPRVLSATPVDGAVNVSATPLVQVTFSEPMDSASITSSTVTMKDAASGAVLPGIVSYARNTRIATWSASPPLPSERRVITTVTTGVKDVAGNPLAAAHSFAFTVRETVPPVVLEFTPPNGATIPMGTFPTVRFSERMGDLTGLRWIDSTSQSVLTTALLADTITNVVTVRPASRVRSLVPYTISIDERALDRAGNPTTSIMKFTFRYGEWSLPNIVSRFPANGATGVPVSVVMSVELDAPILPVNDYEPRFNIRQTGSSTTLPSFMVFRTFDNQYTLTPTPALQPNTDYTVVFYHFFTDSKGERHEAESVWSFRTGN; the protein is encoded by the coding sequence ATGAAGGCGCGCGCACTGCGCTCTCGCGGCACGATCACGCTGGTCACGGCATTTCTGCTCGGCGGCGCGGTCAATTGCAGTGAAACGACATCTCCGTCGCTTCCCAACCCGCCTGACAACGTGTCCGTTGCCCTTGCCTCGAAGGGACAGATCGAAGTCAAATGGGCCGCGCGGCCGAAGGCGGAACAAATCGTTTCGTACGGCGTCTATCGCGACGGATTGAAGATCGGCGATTCTCAGACACTCTCCTTTGTGGACTCGACTGCGCCTCAGTCCGCGACGCACGTCTACAACGTCTCATCGCAGTCGGCGGCAGGGGTTGTCTCCGAGCTTTCCGTGGCCGCGTCAATATTCGCGCCTGATGCCACACCTCCCCGAGTCTTATCAGCGACCCCAGTGGACGGTGCAGTCAACGTAAGCGCTACTCCGTTGGTGCAGGTCACGTTCAGCGAGCCGATGGATTCAGCCTCGATCACGTCCTCCACTGTCACGATGAAGGATGCAGCTTCTGGCGCGGTCCTGCCGGGCATCGTCTCCTACGCCCGAAATACGCGCATCGCGACGTGGAGCGCCTCTCCACCGCTGCCTTCGGAGCGCAGAGTAATCACGACCGTGACAACGGGCGTGAAGGATGTCGCCGGCAACCCACTTGCCGCCGCGCACAGTTTCGCGTTCACCGTAAGGGAGACCGTACCTCCTGTGGTTCTGGAGTTCACGCCTCCGAACGGCGCCACGATTCCCATGGGGACTTTTCCGACCGTGCGCTTCAGCGAGCGCATGGGGGATCTGACAGGGTTGAGGTGGATCGACTCGACATCTCAGTCGGTCCTCACGACAGCGCTTCTGGCCGACACGATTACGAATGTCGTCACTGTCCGTCCGGCCTCGCGGGTCAGATCGCTGGTTCCGTATACGATCTCGATCGACGAGCGGGCGCTGGACCGTGCCGGAAACCCGACTACCTCAATAATGAAATTCACTTTCCGGTACGGAGAGTGGAGTCTACCGAATATCGTGTCGCGTTTTCCCGCAAACGGCGCCACTGGTGTCCCGGTCTCAGTCGTGATGAGCGTTGAGCTCGATGCGCCTATACTGCCCGTGAACGACTATGAACCCAGGTTCAACATCCGGCAGACGGGCTCAAGCACGACGCTGCCCTCGTTTATGGTGTTCCGGACCTTCGACAACCAGTATACTCTGACCCCCACCCCCGCTCTTCAGCCGAATACCGACTACACCGTCGTCTTCTACCATTTCTTCACCGACTCGAAAGGGGAGAGACATGAGGCGGAGAGTGTCTGGAGCTTCCGGACAGGAAATTGA
- a CDS encoding amidohydrolase family protein, with translation MRALRRISTIVVLAVASTPVRAQQPSISWVLAPAGVLDGVSPTPHRGWIVAVSGDSITYAGPPDASRVPQNARRIELPGTTLLPGLIDAHVHFFLHPYNETPWDDQVLKEPLALRVARATAHARNTLMAGFTTVRDLGTEGASYADAGLRQAIANGIIPGPRLLIASKAIVATGSYAPSRTAYSYDTPLGADEADGPALQRVIREQIGHGADWVKLYGDYRWGPNGEARPTFSLDEMRLAAATAHDSGRELAVHASTAEGMRRAVIAGARTIEHGDEGTPEVFAMMTKAGTAYCPTLTATEAVQSYRGWRKGVDPVPDAVTRKHKSFTAALASGVTICTGSDAGVFTHGDNARELELMAEYGMKASDVIRSATSVTAKVLGMHGMIGRIAPGLRADIIAVAGDPIASISSLRQVRFVMKDGAIYRNDSGDQH, from the coding sequence ATGCGAGCACTGCGTCGTATCTCGACAATTGTCGTTCTTGCCGTCGCGTCGACCCCGGTTCGGGCGCAGCAGCCTTCTATCTCGTGGGTTCTTGCTCCTGCCGGAGTGCTCGACGGGGTGTCCCCAACTCCCCACCGCGGCTGGATAGTAGCGGTATCGGGCGATTCAATAACCTACGCCGGGCCGCCGGATGCTTCGCGCGTCCCGCAAAACGCGCGTCGCATTGAGCTGCCGGGCACGACGCTGCTGCCCGGCCTGATAGACGCGCACGTGCATTTCTTCCTCCATCCCTACAACGAGACTCCATGGGATGATCAGGTTCTGAAGGAACCGCTTGCATTGCGCGTCGCCCGCGCCACAGCTCATGCCCGCAACACACTCATGGCGGGATTCACGACTGTACGCGACCTCGGGACCGAAGGCGCGAGCTACGCCGACGCCGGTCTCAGGCAGGCGATCGCGAACGGGATCATTCCCGGGCCGCGTCTGCTGATAGCGTCGAAAGCGATCGTAGCGACGGGCTCCTACGCGCCGTCGAGAACAGCGTATTCCTATGACACCCCGCTCGGCGCCGATGAAGCGGACGGGCCGGCTCTCCAGCGCGTGATCAGGGAGCAGATCGGACATGGCGCGGACTGGGTGAAACTGTACGGCGATTACCGATGGGGCCCGAACGGTGAGGCGCGCCCGACGTTCTCGCTCGACGAGATGAGGCTCGCTGCGGCGACCGCGCATGATTCCGGGCGCGAGCTGGCGGTTCATGCATCGACCGCCGAAGGGATGCGCCGGGCGGTGATCGCCGGCGCCAGGACGATTGAGCACGGCGATGAGGGCACGCCGGAAGTGTTCGCGATGATGACGAAGGCGGGGACGGCCTACTGCCCGACGCTCACGGCGACGGAAGCAGTCCAATCATACAGAGGCTGGCGCAAGGGAGTGGATCCCGTCCCCGATGCTGTCACGCGCAAGCACAAATCCTTCACCGCCGCGCTCGCTTCGGGGGTGACGATCTGCACCGGCAGCGACGCCGGTGTCTTCACGCACGGCGATAACGCGCGCGAGCTCGAGCTCATGGCGGAGTACGGGATGAAAGCGTCCGACGTCATTCGCTCGGCGACATCGGTCACGGCGAAAGTGCTCGGCATGCACGGCATGATCGGCCGAATCGCGCCGGGCCTCCGCGCGGACATCATCGCGGTCGCCGGCGACCCCATCGCAAGCATCTCGTCCCTGCGCCAGGTGCGGTTCGTGATGAAGGACGGGGCGATCTACCGGAACGATTCCGGAGACCAGCACTGA
- a CDS encoding MlaD family protein — MARTLRWRELKTGLIAFAVIAALALSVLMFARVGALHGDTSNIFVLTDDASGILNGTEVWLSGEKIGLVKDVHFRPVTTDTLRRLAIHTEVMSDRLHLIRRDAYADIRPGGNLIGSPVVFIASGTSAAPALRNGDTLVTRSTGAMKPVSDRVAALVRRLGALTDTGARVVTLLNSQAGEVGSITRAGIPKIAGVTASISGIMTKATSGEGTLGLAARGDIAARLARITSAKDSIMLLLSSGNGNVGRFRRDSTLFSAIGRVRDDIDSLRASYAGAGGITHARSDTALAAEIARVRAELTALMADIKKHRVRYLNF; from the coding sequence ATGGCGCGAACCCTCCGCTGGCGAGAGCTCAAGACCGGATTGATCGCGTTCGCGGTGATCGCCGCGCTCGCGCTGTCCGTCCTCATGTTCGCGCGCGTCGGCGCACTGCATGGAGATACGAGCAACATCTTCGTGCTGACGGACGACGCATCGGGCATCCTCAACGGAACCGAAGTCTGGCTCTCCGGCGAGAAGATCGGACTCGTGAAGGACGTGCATTTCAGACCCGTCACCACCGATACGCTGCGGCGGCTGGCGATCCACACGGAGGTGATGTCCGACCGACTCCACCTGATCCGAAGGGACGCCTACGCGGACATCCGTCCCGGCGGCAACCTCATCGGCAGCCCCGTGGTATTCATAGCGTCAGGCACATCGGCGGCGCCCGCTCTCAGGAACGGCGACACTCTCGTCACCAGGTCCACTGGAGCAATGAAGCCGGTCAGCGACCGCGTCGCCGCGCTGGTCCGCCGGCTTGGCGCGCTCACCGATACGGGGGCGCGGGTCGTGACGCTCCTCAACTCCCAGGCCGGAGAAGTCGGCTCGATAACGCGCGCCGGGATTCCGAAGATCGCCGGGGTGACGGCGAGCATATCCGGCATCATGACCAAGGCCACCAGCGGCGAAGGTACGCTCGGTCTCGCGGCACGCGGCGACATCGCCGCCCGCCTTGCCCGTATCACATCGGCGAAAGACTCGATCATGCTTCTGCTTTCGTCGGGGAACGGCAACGTGGGAAGATTTCGCCGGGATTCCACCCTTTTTTCTGCAATCGGGCGGGTTCGTGATGATATTGATTCGCTCAGGGCTTCCTATGCCGGAGCCGGCGGCATCACCCATGCAAGGTCGGACACGGCGCTGGCGGCGGAGATTGCCAGGGTCCGGGCGGAGCTGACGGCACTGATGGCCGACATCAAAAAGCACCGTGTGCGATATCTCAATTTCTGA
- the rho gene encoding transcription termination factor Rho encodes MDIAELKRKTVTELQDMAEGLKIPDTAVAAKPELIFRIEQNLLDSDIALHGEGVLEILPEGYGFLRSQDYSYLAGPDDIYVSPSQIKRFGLLTGDLVRGQVRPPKAWERYLALLKIESVSGEDPEAIKTRIPFDSLRPRYPDTRLRLESKDGDLSMRVVDIFAPIGKGQRGLIVSPPRAGKTILLEKIANSIAENHPEVTTIILLIDERPEEVTEMIRSATRAEVISSTFDEGAARHVLVADMVLEKAKRLVESGKDVVILLDSLTRFARAHNTVAPQSGKILSGGVDAAGLHLPKRFFGSARKIDGGGSLTIIATALTETGSRMDDVIFEEFKGTGNMELVLDRKIADRRVFPAIDILKSGTRKEELLLSQAEINRVFLLRQFLADMPEAEAVEFLLRQMKKSKNNTEFFQQMAQGGA; translated from the coding sequence GTGGACATCGCAGAGCTAAAGCGCAAAACAGTGACTGAGCTTCAGGACATGGCCGAGGGATTGAAGATCCCCGACACGGCCGTTGCCGCGAAGCCCGAGCTGATCTTCAGGATCGAGCAGAACCTGCTCGACTCCGACATCGCGCTGCATGGCGAAGGAGTGCTGGAGATCCTCCCCGAAGGTTACGGTTTCCTGCGCAGTCAGGACTACAGCTATCTCGCCGGACCCGACGACATCTACGTCTCGCCATCGCAGATCAAGCGGTTCGGCCTTCTCACCGGCGACCTGGTGCGCGGACAGGTTCGGCCGCCCAAGGCGTGGGAGCGGTATCTCGCGCTGCTCAAGATCGAGAGCGTGAGCGGCGAGGACCCGGAAGCGATCAAGACCCGCATTCCATTCGACAGTCTCCGCCCGCGCTATCCGGACACGCGGCTGCGCCTCGAGTCAAAGGACGGCGATTTATCCATGCGGGTCGTGGATATCTTCGCGCCGATCGGCAAGGGACAGCGTGGCCTGATCGTCTCGCCACCGCGCGCCGGCAAGACGATCCTCCTCGAGAAGATCGCCAACTCGATCGCCGAGAATCATCCGGAAGTCACGACGATCATACTGCTGATAGACGAGCGGCCGGAAGAAGTGACGGAGATGATCAGGAGCGCGACGCGCGCGGAAGTGATCAGCTCGACGTTTGACGAAGGCGCGGCGCGGCACGTCCTTGTCGCCGACATGGTTCTGGAGAAGGCAAAGCGGCTCGTCGAGAGTGGAAAGGACGTCGTCATTCTGCTCGATTCGCTCACCCGGTTCGCTCGCGCACACAACACCGTGGCACCGCAGTCGGGCAAGATCCTGTCGGGAGGCGTGGACGCAGCGGGCCTTCACTTGCCGAAGCGATTCTTCGGCAGCGCGCGGAAGATTGACGGAGGCGGCTCGCTCACGATCATCGCCACCGCGCTCACCGAGACGGGCTCGCGAATGGACGACGTGATCTTCGAGGAGTTCAAGGGGACGGGCAACATGGAGCTCGTGCTCGACAGGAAGATCGCCGACCGACGCGTTTTTCCGGCGATTGACATACTCAAGTCCGGAACGAGAAAGGAAGAGCTGCTTCTCTCGCAGGCGGAGATCAACCGGGTTTTCCTGCTGCGACAATTCCTTGCCGACATGCCGGAAGCGGAAGCAGTGGAGTTTCTTCTCCGGCAGATGAAAAAGTCGAAGAACAACACCGAGTTCTTCCAGCAGATGGCGCAGGGCGGAGCGTGA
- the ruvX gene encoding Holliday junction resolvase RuvX: MNPALARFLSVDYGEKRVGLAISDDLGMIASPAGFIGRRAGKRAPIAEIIRRANALEARGFVVGLPLDGEGNETPWTAEVRRVGAELEKRTGLPVRFVDERYTTAASLRTIREMDGSTRGRKGDVDSMAAAIILQRVLNVTT, from the coding sequence GTGAATCCGGCGCTGGCCCGTTTTCTCTCGGTGGATTACGGCGAGAAACGCGTCGGACTGGCAATCAGCGACGATCTCGGAATGATCGCTTCGCCCGCCGGGTTCATCGGGCGGCGGGCGGGCAAGCGCGCTCCCATCGCCGAGATCATCCGCCGTGCCAACGCACTCGAGGCGCGCGGATTCGTGGTCGGGCTCCCGCTTGACGGCGAGGGGAATGAGACGCCATGGACAGCCGAAGTGCGAAGGGTCGGCGCGGAACTGGAGAAACGTACCGGGCTGCCTGTCCGATTCGTGGACGAGAGATACACCACCGCGGCCTCGCTCCGCACGATTCGGGAGATGGACGGATCCACGCGCGGCCGGAAGGGCGACGTTGACTCGATGGCCGCCGCCATTATTCTGCAGCGCGTGCTCAACGTCACGACGTGA
- the mltG gene encoding endolytic transglycosylase MltG, with protein MIHRIVPGALALALLACVPTPHGAPIRVIVPKGASFATATDSLHRAGLVGPSFFFRLYARVKQADRNIKPGTYLLKRGTPWPDIVGALNGGHGLVNTITIPEGFGLIQIVPLLASTLHVPMDSVNAAVRDTLVLARVGAPGKTLEGYLFPDTYAFPVGTTARVAVLEVVKRFEREWKPEWTTRLAQLSLTRDQVVTVASIVEREAKKEEERPVIAGVYMNRLRANMLLQADPTVQYALGRHTPRLLNKDLEVDSPYNTYKYPGLPPGPIASPGGPSLVAALFPANVPYLYFVAAPDGHHEFRKTLAEHEAAVKAVRGAAGR; from the coding sequence GTGATCCACCGCATCGTACCCGGTGCACTCGCGCTTGCATTGCTCGCGTGTGTTCCCACCCCGCATGGCGCACCCATCCGTGTGATCGTGCCGAAGGGAGCGAGCTTCGCGACCGCCACGGATTCGCTGCATCGCGCGGGTCTCGTCGGGCCGTCGTTCTTCTTCCGGCTGTACGCGCGCGTAAAGCAGGCCGACCGCAACATCAAGCCGGGGACATATCTGCTGAAGCGTGGAACACCGTGGCCGGACATCGTCGGGGCGCTGAATGGCGGGCACGGGCTCGTGAACACGATCACGATTCCCGAGGGGTTCGGGCTCATTCAGATCGTGCCTCTGCTGGCTTCGACGCTGCACGTCCCCATGGATTCCGTGAACGCCGCGGTCAGAGACACGCTCGTGCTTGCGCGCGTCGGCGCACCGGGGAAGACTCTCGAGGGATATCTCTTCCCCGACACGTATGCCTTCCCCGTCGGCACCACCGCGAGGGTGGCGGTGCTGGAAGTTGTTAAGCGGTTCGAGAGGGAGTGGAAGCCCGAGTGGACCACGCGTCTCGCGCAGCTGTCGCTCACGCGGGACCAGGTCGTGACGGTCGCTTCGATCGTCGAAAGAGAGGCGAAGAAGGAGGAAGAGCGCCCGGTCATCGCCGGTGTGTACATGAACCGCCTCCGCGCGAACATGTTGCTGCAGGCGGACCCAACAGTGCAGTATGCGCTCGGCAGGCACACACCGCGACTGCTGAACAAGGATCTCGAAGTGGACTCGCCGTACAACACGTACAAGTATCCGGGTCTTCCGCCGGGTCCCATCGCGTCGCCCGGTGGACCGAGTCTCGTCGCGGCTCTGTTTCCGGCGAACGTTCCATATCTGTATTTCGTCGCGGCGCCCGATGGCCACCACGAATTCCGGAAAACGCTCGCAGAACATGAGGCGGCGGTGAAAGCCGTGCGGGGCGCGGCGGGCAGATGA